One genomic region from Arcobacter sp. LA11 encodes:
- the thrC gene encoding threonine synthase produces the protein MNFVETRGNDGIKPVEATFSHAILNPSASFGGLYVPKELPKLEENFIQNHVDKSYKELAFDILKAFEIDIDDDEINKALALYDNFDDASNPCPVVRVKDDLFVHEQYHGPTRAFKDMALQPFGSILSSIAKKRDEHYLILAATSGDTGPAALNTFKNKENIQVACLYPDGGTSDVQRLQMVCEDGDNLKVLGIHGNFDDAQSALKNLLASQSFKDELERDGIKLSAANSVNFGRIIFQIIYHFWSYIQLHKQEEITFGEKIYLVVPSGNFGNVLGGFYAQEMGLPIEKLLVASNENDILTQWINTGVYDIRDKELKLTKSPAMDILKSSNIERVIYSLYGPKRTKEFFDDLNEKKIFTMTQKETEELKKYFSAINSDDAYGAKVIKNFLDDGYLMDPHTATCLKAYEELKEKDLKTVIYSTAEWTKFSPTVLNALHENSTSYVDKEALEIISKEYNATLPSSIKELFSAKINHDSVINKENIEEEIVKFIKG, from the coding sequence ATGAATTTTGTTGAAACTAGAGGAAATGATGGAATTAAGCCAGTTGAGGCAACATTTTCACATGCTATTTTAAATCCAAGTGCATCTTTTGGTGGACTATATGTACCAAAAGAGTTACCAAAACTTGAAGAGAATTTTATTCAAAATCATGTAGATAAAAGCTATAAAGAACTTGCATTTGATATTTTAAAAGCTTTTGAAATCGATATCGATGATGATGAAATTAACAAAGCATTAGCTCTTTATGATAATTTTGATGATGCTTCTAATCCATGTCCAGTAGTACGTGTAAAAGATGACTTATTTGTACATGAGCAATATCACGGACCAACAAGAGCTTTCAAAGATATGGCTTTACAGCCATTTGGTTCTATTCTTTCTTCAATTGCAAAAAAAAGAGATGAGCACTATTTAATACTTGCTGCAACTTCAGGAGATACTGGACCAGCTGCATTAAATACTTTTAAAAATAAAGAAAATATCCAAGTGGCTTGTCTATATCCAGATGGTGGAACTTCTGATGTTCAAAGACTTCAAATGGTTTGTGAAGACGGAGATAACTTAAAAGTATTAGGTATTCATGGAAACTTTGATGATGCACAATCTGCACTTAAAAATCTTTTAGCATCTCAATCTTTTAAAGATGAATTAGAAAGAGATGGAATTAAATTATCTGCTGCAAACTCTGTTAACTTTGGAAGAATCATATTTCAAATCATTTATCACTTCTGGTCATATATCCAACTACATAAACAAGAAGAAATTACATTTGGTGAAAAGATTTATTTAGTAGTTCCAAGTGGAAACTTTGGAAATGTTCTTGGAGGTTTTTATGCACAAGAAATGGGATTACCAATTGAAAAACTTTTAGTAGCTTCTAATGAAAATGATATTTTAACACAATGGATTAATACTGGTGTTTATGATATTAGAGATAAAGAATTAAAACTTACAAAATCACCAGCAATGGATATTTTAAAATCTTCAAATATTGAAAGAGTTATTTATTCTTTATATGGACCTAAAAGAACAAAAGAATTTTTTGATGATTTAAATGAAAAGAAAATTTTTACAATGACTCAAAAAGAGACTGAAGAATTAAAAAAATATTTTAGTGCAATTAATTCAGATGATGCATATGGAGCAAAAGTTATAAAAAACTTTTTAGATGATGGATATTTAATGGATCCACATACAGCTACTTGTTTAAAAGCTTATGAAGAATTAAAAGAAAAAGATTTAAAAACAGTTATTTATTCAACTGCAGAGTGGACAAAATTTTCACCAACTGTATTAAATGCATTACATGAAAATAGCACTTCTTACGTAGATAAAGAGGCTTTAGAAATAATTTCTAAAGAATATAATGCTACATTACCTTCAAGTATAAAAGAATTATTTTCTGCAAAAATCAATCATGATTCAGTAATAAATAAAGAAAATATTGAAGAAGAAATCGTTAAATTTATTAAAGGGTAG
- the argB gene encoding acetylglutamate kinase — translation MQKKQHKVQTLLDAIPYIKKFSSKTIVIKYGGSAQTSPQLQEKFAEDIVLLSLVGIKPVIVHGGGARISELLEKLEIKSEFINGHRVTSKDTMRVVEMVLSGEINKNITSLLNHHGAKAIGISGKDSSIIKAVPKEDGKFGYTGVVTEINAEMINNLLEQGFIPVIAPIADSAEPNHPGFNINADVAASKVASALNAQKVLFLTDTVGVLNKEGTLLTSLDKDEVEAYKKDETIAGGMIPKVDSCIEAIHNGVNKAHIIDGRVEHSILLELFTSDGIGTQFLRRDNPNNGIDMEKLLNDEA, via the coding sequence ATGCAAAAAAAACAACATAAAGTACAAACCCTACTTGACGCAATTCCATATATAAAAAAGTTTAGTAGTAAAACCATAGTTATTAAATATGGTGGTTCAGCACAAACAAGTCCTCAACTGCAAGAAAAATTTGCAGAAGACATAGTTTTACTTTCACTAGTTGGAATTAAACCAGTTATTGTTCATGGTGGAGGAGCTAGAATTTCTGAGCTTCTAGAAAAGCTAGAAATAAAATCTGAATTTATAAATGGTCATAGAGTAACATCAAAGGATACTATGAGAGTTGTAGAAATGGTATTAAGTGGAGAGATAAATAAAAATATCACTTCACTGTTAAATCACCATGGAGCAAAAGCAATTGGTATCTCAGGAAAAGATTCTTCAATTATAAAAGCTGTTCCAAAAGAAGATGGAAAATTTGGATATACAGGTGTTGTAACTGAGATTAATGCTGAAATGATAAATAATCTATTAGAGCAAGGATTTATCCCTGTAATTGCTCCAATTGCAGATAGTGCGGAACCTAATCACCCAGGATTTAATATCAATGCAGATGTAGCAGCATCAAAAGTTGCGAGTGCATTAAATGCTCAAAAAGTACTTTTCCTAACAGATACAGTTGGTGTATTGAATAAAGAAGGAACACTTCTAACTTCATTAGATAAAGATGAAGTTGAAGCATATAAAAAAGATGAAACAATTGCAGGAGGAATGATTCCTAAAGTTGATTCATGTATTGAAGCTATTCATAATGGAGTTAATAAAGCACATATTATTGATGGAAGAGTAGAACACTCTATCTTATTAGAGTTATTTACTAGTGATGGTATTGGAACTCAATTTTTAAGAAGAGACAATCCTAACAATGGGATTGATATGGAAAAATTATTAAACGATGAAGCTTAA
- a CDS encoding GGDEF domain-containing protein, with amino-acid sequence MDSKRKISLSLFFVMSIIFIILIVNIIMNFRDYGLNSVEHKAKAIAQTVKHSLTSHMVNGVIDNRELFLDQIAKLENVDEIWLSRAPAVIEQFGEGNNNEVARDKIDEDVLQEGIEKTVVEERIFGKSSYRITIPYIGTADGTIDCLSCHTAKQGDTLGAITITMSIDDIKEAGMKTVFNTIVIALVLIIFILIFVNKLISPFLTLFESINRVMKKAQSGDYSDRIGLTKGKESDKVASWIDGLLEKLQTTLDDIEQKINVFLVHQKRKKMDPLIDVKSTVNRLADIYRFRKTIEHDEDIKEVYNRLASVFREKFGLSDFNFIEADTTHKDVNVVYMEKEIHCQAQEGCRADRTNTIVDSCQFKNMCNKFNDDVKNFYICIPYSISNDLDFIVSIISDSEEEHNRIRNILPSIQDYIDTAKPEIVSKKLMYILERTARTDPLTGLFNRKYLEESVKTIISQVKRTEIPYGILMADIDFFKMINDTYGHDVGDEAIKIIAQTLVENSRESDVVVRFGGEEFIVLLYNCDENYIFEIAEKIRIAFSKKEIPVGSTSFTKTISIGASIFPTHTDNFWQCLKYADMALYEAKDTGRNKSVVFSKDLLKDGELKEEY; translated from the coding sequence ATGGATTCTAAACGTAAAATTTCACTTTCACTTTTTTTTGTAATGTCGATTATATTTATTATTTTAATTGTAAATATTATTATGAACTTTAGAGACTATGGTTTAAATAGTGTTGAGCATAAAGCTAAAGCTATTGCACAAACCGTTAAACACAGTCTAACATCACATATGGTAAATGGTGTTATAGATAATCGTGAATTATTTCTAGATCAAATTGCGAAACTTGAAAACGTAGATGAAATCTGGCTTTCACGTGCACCTGCTGTTATTGAGCAATTTGGAGAAGGTAATAACAATGAAGTTGCTAGAGACAAAATTGATGAAGATGTTTTACAAGAAGGAATTGAAAAAACTGTAGTTGAAGAAAGGATTTTTGGAAAAAGTTCTTATAGAATCACTATTCCATATATAGGTACTGCTGATGGAACAATTGATTGTCTTTCATGTCACACTGCAAAACAAGGTGATACCTTAGGAGCAATTACAATTACTATGTCTATTGATGATATCAAAGAAGCAGGTATGAAAACTGTATTTAATACTATTGTTATTGCATTGGTTTTAATTATTTTTATTCTTATTTTTGTAAATAAACTTATTTCTCCATTCTTGACTCTTTTTGAATCAATTAATCGTGTAATGAAAAAAGCACAAAGTGGAGACTACTCGGATAGAATTGGTCTAACAAAAGGTAAAGAGAGTGATAAAGTTGCAAGTTGGATCGATGGATTATTAGAAAAATTACAAACTACTTTAGATGATATCGAGCAAAAAATAAATGTCTTTTTAGTTCATCAAAAAAGAAAAAAAATGGATCCTCTTATAGATGTAAAAAGCACGGTTAATCGTCTTGCAGATATATATAGATTTAGAAAAACTATTGAACATGATGAAGATATAAAAGAGGTTTATAATAGACTAGCATCTGTCTTTCGAGAAAAATTTGGGCTTTCTGACTTTAATTTTATCGAAGCAGATACAACTCATAAAGATGTAAATGTAGTTTATATGGAAAAAGAAATCCATTGTCAAGCACAAGAAGGATGTAGAGCAGATAGAACAAATACTATCGTTGATTCTTGCCAATTTAAAAATATGTGTAACAAATTTAATGATGACGTAAAGAATTTTTATATTTGTATTCCATATTCTATTTCAAATGATTTAGATTTTATTGTATCAATAATCTCAGATTCTGAAGAAGAGCACAATAGAATACGTAATATCTTGCCATCAATCCAAGATTATATTGATACTGCCAAACCAGAAATCGTTAGCAAAAAACTTATGTATATTCTTGAGCGTACAGCTAGAACTGATCCTTTGACAGGATTATTTAATAGAAAATACTTAGAAGAATCTGTTAAAACAATTATTTCACAAGTTAAACGTACAGAGATACCTTATGGTATTCTAATGGCTGATATTGATTTCTTTAAAATGATTAACGATACTTATGGTCATGATGTAGGTGATGAAGCGATTAAAATTATTGCACAAACTTTAGTTGAAAACTCGCGAGAGTCTGACGTTGTTGTAAGATTTGGTGGCGAAGAATTTATTGTTTTACTTTACAATTGTGATGAAAACTATATATTTGAGATTGCCGAAAAAATTAGAATTGCTTTTTCTAAGAAAGAAATTCCAGTGGGATCAACATCTTTTACTAAGACAATTAGTATAGGAGCTTCAATTTTTCCTACACATACGGATAATTTCTGGCAATGTCTAAAATATGCTGATATGGCCTTATATGAAGCTAAAGATACAGGTAGAAATAAAAGTGTTGTATTTTCAAAAGATCTTTTAAAAGATGGGGAACTCAAAGAAGAGTATTAG